The Salvelinus alpinus chromosome 28, SLU_Salpinus.1, whole genome shotgun sequence genome includes a window with the following:
- the LOC139557810 gene encoding tumor necrosis factor receptor superfamily member 14-like isoform X2: MAQFQSLIWIMNLAIILTLLTIERSSACGRAEYRTGVECCPMCSPGNRVHKHCTEFTSTSCAPCTDSTFLDEPNGLTACILCTNCDPGFGLMVKQPCRPSSDTVCGTLEGFYCLDPTKDGCRAAQRHSSCKPGQYISHTGTTSTDTVCSDCTGDTYSDGSFTSCQPHTQCDTLKLQQIKPGTHWSDSECGPQTSPPIAIIYAVVGVGVVVLAVIAAVVIVTTTRRKRKDPIPETQIPTEVSDTEGTSMLFVGTDSSLQDIHQNKHKGDFVRH; the protein is encoded by the exons ATGGCTCAGTTTCAAAGCTTGATATGGATA ATGAACCTAGCTATCATTTTGACACTTCTAACCATTGAGCGCTCTAGTGCATGTGGTAGAGCAGAGTACAGAACAGGTGTTGAATGCTGTCCTATGTGTTCTCCAG GAAACCGGGTACATAAACACTGTACAGAATTTACAAGTACTTCCTGTGCCCCCTGTACCGACTCCACTTTCCTTGATGAACCCAATGGTCTTACGGCATGCATACTGTGTACAAATTGTGACCCAGGCTTTGGTTTGATGGTAAAGCAGCCATGTAGACCTTCATCAGATACGGTCTGTGGGACACTGGAGGGGTTCTACTGTCTAGACCCAACTAAGGATGGTTGTAGAGCAGCCCAGAGACACAGCAGCTGTAAACCTGGCCAATACATCAGTCACACAG GAACAACATCTACAGATACTGTGTGTTCTGACTGTACTGGTGATACCTATTCAGATGGATCATTTACATCctgccagccacacacaca ATGTGATACCTTGAAGCTTCAGCAAATTAAACCTGGAACTCATTGGTCTGACTCTGAATGTGGACCACAGACCTCCCCTCCCATAGCAATAATATATgctgtggtgggggtgggggtggtggtaCTAGCTGTGATAGCAGCAGTAGTGATAGTAACTactacaagaagaaaaagaaaagatCCTATACCTG AGACACAAATCCCTACAGAG GTATCAGACACAGAGGGAACATCAATGCTGTTTGTGGGAACAG ATTCAAGCCTCCAGGACATACATCAGAACAAACACAAAGGAGATTTTGTAAGACACTGA
- the LOC139557810 gene encoding tumor necrosis factor receptor superfamily member 14-like isoform X1, translating to MAQFQSLIWIMNLAIILTLLTIERSSACGRAEYRTGVECCPMCSPGNRVHKHCTEFTSTSCAPCTDSTFLDEPNGLTACILCTNCDPGFGLMVKQPCRPSSDTVCGTLEGFYCLDPTKDGCRAAQRHSSCKPGQYISHTGTTSTDTVCSDCTGDTYSDGSFTSCQPHTQCDTLKLQQIKPGTHWSDSECGPQTSPPIAIIYAVVGVGVVVLAVIAAVVIVTTTRRKRKDPIPGIRHRGNINAVCGNRFKPPGHTSEQTQRRFCKTLNLVFGYWYQIH from the exons ATGGCTCAGTTTCAAAGCTTGATATGGATA ATGAACCTAGCTATCATTTTGACACTTCTAACCATTGAGCGCTCTAGTGCATGTGGTAGAGCAGAGTACAGAACAGGTGTTGAATGCTGTCCTATGTGTTCTCCAG GAAACCGGGTACATAAACACTGTACAGAATTTACAAGTACTTCCTGTGCCCCCTGTACCGACTCCACTTTCCTTGATGAACCCAATGGTCTTACGGCATGCATACTGTGTACAAATTGTGACCCAGGCTTTGGTTTGATGGTAAAGCAGCCATGTAGACCTTCATCAGATACGGTCTGTGGGACACTGGAGGGGTTCTACTGTCTAGACCCAACTAAGGATGGTTGTAGAGCAGCCCAGAGACACAGCAGCTGTAAACCTGGCCAATACATCAGTCACACAG GAACAACATCTACAGATACTGTGTGTTCTGACTGTACTGGTGATACCTATTCAGATGGATCATTTACATCctgccagccacacacaca ATGTGATACCTTGAAGCTTCAGCAAATTAAACCTGGAACTCATTGGTCTGACTCTGAATGTGGACCACAGACCTCCCCTCCCATAGCAATAATATATgctgtggtgggggtgggggtggtggtaCTAGCTGTGATAGCAGCAGTAGTGATAGTAACTactacaagaagaaaaagaaaagatCCTATACCTG GTATCAGACACAGAGGGAACATCAATGCTGTTTGTGGGAACAG ATTCAAGCCTCCAGGACATACATCAGAACAAACACAAAGGAGATTTTGTAAGACACTGAACCTGGTCTTTGGATACTGGTACCAGATACATTGA